One Tubulanus polymorphus chromosome 5, tnTubPoly1.2, whole genome shotgun sequence DNA segment encodes these proteins:
- the LOC141906017 gene encoding uncharacterized protein LOC141906017, which produces MTSHTVQKWRKLEQDQKRRNDELLRRDGPENYKSVIKSRISEVEMMTNPPPRPPLIYELVDDTSKARIEKIDNWDMEDFIRARRMKWKNRSDQFRYAAKMVTIISQTCKKWQQFISMSRDKPLTQYRRGAAATNPKSAGSEMNERCSIGWEVQSYLCIPPRQRSRKQLKKIDWILRATKAFVQLFPDEMLSESAKYVGYNRFEDGRLIAKQGRKPDWFYYVLSGKIVQFRQYKLSSGAVNRNMGNLTKGMSTDVDELVTGTLRECAMLAKGHVEVLVLHRSAFLHLQHTSDELPLDFVKKLDIFRDFPVDAILSQQDEAIRYDYYGPGKVVAKDTNRTPWLHIIKTGNVKVVRKQSVVDTKNEFKVVKQSKDDLGLFKPPSHAKAMLGVSYQQRMFKEGLKIEAELAHLPQVAPRLRTSTKSARSLVVTPNKQHRTIIHKEPSDKQKQSPESIQEEYLKRIANRNVMSQTISEQNDEENQNERVTETRSSSKSRSTASSPSKSALKSRNSSGSGSRGSAQKKSMSFDKDLNPFSTSYSPPPRKRPLIKRRETKGIEAFLPPVINVPKRDSDDETDDEHHPFFITREKTQTSMLKIGSGKRKETSYRDTIVLLDVLKSGGMFGLEDIYKCLEQEHKKEAMELGLEHLQQPMTSEEPGFSLISDGAEIIRISKRFFLQRANNNTMLKVDTLIKKYMNEREAQDTLHDDEIWNKYKSALMDKTISTIVKRNSPKHKYLKKSHKNNISSFPGREKTVFTFKTL; this is translated from the exons ATGACTTCGCACACAGTTCAAAAATGGAGGAAACTGGAGCAAGACCAAAAACGAAGAAACGACGAACTACTCCGCAGGGATGGGCCAG aaaattacaAGTCGGTTATCAAAAGCCGTATATCCGAAGTTGAAATGATGACCAATCCTCCTCCTAGACCTCCGCTCATTTATGAATTGGTTGACGACACATCGAAAGCCAGAATAGAA aaaattgataattgggATATGGAGGATTTCATTAGAGCTCGGAGAATGAAATGGAAG AACCGGTCAGATCAGTTTCGATACGCCGCAAAAATGGTGACAATCATTTCGCAAACATGCAAGAAATGGCAACA ATTTATTTCTATGTCACGCGACAAACCTTTAACTCAGTATCGTCGAGGTGCGGCCGCGACTAATCCAAAAAGTGCCGGAAGTGAGATGAATGAAAGATGTAGC ATCGGTTGGGAAGTTCAGTCATATTTGTGTATACCCCCTCGACAGCGCTCGagaaaacaattgaaaaag ATTGATTGGATCTTGAGGGCAACGAAGGCGTTTGTCCAACTATTTCCGGATGAAATGCTCAGCGAATCGGCCAAATATGTTGGCTACAACAG ATTTGAAGATGGTCGTTTAATCGCGAAACAAGGACGGAAACCGGACTGGTTTTATTACGTTCTATCGGGAAAAA tcgTACAATTTCGTCAGTATAAACTGTCATCGGGGGCTGTAAATCGTAATATGGGTAACTTAACCAAAGGCATGTCAACTGAT GTTGACGAATTAGTAACGGGTACATTACGGGAATGTGCGATGCTCGCTAAAGGACACGTGGAAGTTCTCGTGTTGCATAGATCTGCATTTTTACACTTACAACACACGTCAGACGAGCTTCCGTTAGATTTTGTCAA aaaattagatatatttcgGGATTTCCCGGTCGATGCAATACTGTCTCAACAAGATGAAGCCATACGTTACGATTATTACGG TCCTGGAAAAGTGGTGGCAAAAGACACGAACAGAACGCCCTGGTTGCACATAATAAAAACA GGTAATGTTAAGGTTGTCAGAAAACAATCAGTCGTTGACacgaaaaatgaattcaaagtgGTCAAACAGAGTAAAGATGACCTCGGCCTTTTTAAACCTCCCAGCCATGCGAAAG CTATGTTGGGCGTGAGTTACCAGCAAAGAATGTTCAAAGAGGGTCTGAAAATCGAAGCTGAATTGGCTCATCTTCCACAG GTTGCTCCTCGACTCCGGACGTCGACGAAATCTGCGCGGTCATTGGTCGTAACGCCCAATAAACAACATAGAACTATCATTCACAAAGAACCATctgataaacaaaaacaatcgCCTGAGTCTATTCAAGAAGAATATCTCAAACGG ATCGCCAACCGAAACGTGATGAGTCAGACCATTTCTGAACAAAATGACGaggaaaatcaaaatgaaagagtTACAG aGACGCGCTCTTCAAGTAAATCCCGATCTACTGCATCATCTCCCAGTAAATCGGCGCTGAAAAGCCGTAACAGTAGCGGCAGTGGTAGTCGAGGTTCAGCTCAGAAAAAATCTATGAGTTTCGATAAAGATCTCAATCCGTTTTCAACCTCGTATTCTCCTCCACCAAGAAAACGACCTCTG ATAAAGAGAAGAGAAACGAAAGGAATCGAAGCGTTTTTACCGCCTGTTATCAACGTACCGAAACGTGACAGCGATGACGAAACAGACGACGAACATCATCCATTCTTCATCACGAGAGAGAAGACGCAGACGTCAATGTTGAAAATAGGTTCGGGCAAACGGAAAGAGACGAGTTACAGAGATACGATAGTGCTGTTAGACGTACTGAAGTCGGGAGGAATGTTT GGCTTGGAGGATATTTACAAGTGCTTAGAGCAAGAGCATAAGAAAGAAGCTATGGAATTA GGACTTGAACACCTACAGCAACCGATGACTTCCGAAGAACCCGGGTTTAGTTTG ATTAGCGACGGAGCCGAAATAATAAGAATAAGCAAACGATTCTTCCTTCAGCGCGCAAACAACAACACGATGCTAAAGGTGGACACATTG ATCAagaaatatatgaatgaaCGAGAAGCGCAGGACACTTTACACGATGATGAAATCTggaataaatataaatctgcACTCATGGATAAAACGATCTCGACCATCGTAAAAAGAAATTCGCCGAAACACAAATACCTAAAGAAATCTCACAAAAATAATATCAGCAGTTTTCCTGGCAGAGAAAAAACTGTTTTCACGTTCAAAACGTTGTAA